The Prochlorococcus marinus str. MIT 1214 sequence CGCACGTTTATTAGCTATTCAAGTTGTTGATTGGCTTTTCGATCTAGAAAAATCAGGAATTGAATCCGAATTGCTTTCTCTTGTTGAGATTGGTCCAGGAGAAGGAACGTTATCAAGAGATTTGATAGTGGCTATTGCGGAAATTGCACCTGCTTTAATCGGTAAAATTGAGCTTGTTTTAGTAGAATTAAATGTAGGGATGAGGGAACGACAAGAAAAAGTAGTTAATAACTTAGAGGGTACTAATTATCGCTGGAGCAATATCGAAGATCTTATTTCAAGGCCAGTAACAGGTGTAGTGATTGCTAATGAGGTTCTAGACGCTTTCCCAGTAGAGAGATTAGTTTTTACAGAAAATAAGGTTTTTAGACAGGGAGTTTCCTTGAAAAAAATAAATGATGAAAATTTTTTGGAGTTTGTTGATCTCAGCCCTACTTCAGCGATTATGAAGTTTTTGAAAGATTCGAGTAGTCTTTTGAATATTGAGTTCCCACCAAAAGATATTTGTAATAGATGGGTCACAGAATGGCATTGTGATGTACCTAGTTGGTTTAGGAACTTGTCTAAGGCTGTAATTAATGGCTCATTATTAGTTGTCGATTATGCGATGGAATCGAAGCGCTATTACAACGCAATGAGAAAAGACGGTACTCTTATTTCCTATAGTAATCAAGAAGCAAATCCTAATATTTTAAAAGATGCTGGCTTGTGTGATCTAACAGCTCATTTATGCATTGAATCAACCATTAATTATGCACTGAAAAACGGATGGAAGTTTATGGGTGAGACTAGGCAGGGACAAGCTCTCTTAGCATTAGGACTTTCAAGTTTTCTTTATTCTCTTCAAAATACAAAGAGTAATGATCTTTCTGCTGCATTAAATCAAAGAGAGTCATTATTGAGACTTGTTGATCCGATGGGACTGGGGGAATTTAGGTGGTTAGCTTTCCAGAAGGAAACTAGTAATAATCTAATTTTACGAAATCGTTTTCTTGAAGATCCAATTAGCTAAGTTTTTGTAAGCATTCGTGTATCTCTTTATTAGAGATATTATTAAATAATTTTACATCACCAATTTTTAATGGCATAACAAAACTCACTTTACCATTCTTCACTTTTTTGTCTCCTTGTAGTGACTCTAGAACACTGTCTAGTTCAAGCCCTGG is a genomic window containing:
- a CDS encoding class I SAM-dependent methyltransferase, which translates into the protein MIDPSARCPEWLVDRIIDGGGSISFYSYMNLVLNDPENGFYSTGRLNIGRDGDFCTSPSLGIDFARLLAIQVVDWLFDLEKSGIESELLSLVEIGPGEGTLSRDLIVAIAEIAPALIGKIELVLVELNVGMRERQEKVVNNLEGTNYRWSNIEDLISRPVTGVVIANEVLDAFPVERLVFTENKVFRQGVSLKKINDENFLEFVDLSPTSAIMKFLKDSSSLLNIEFPPKDICNRWVTEWHCDVPSWFRNLSKAVINGSLLVVDYAMESKRYYNAMRKDGTLISYSNQEANPNILKDAGLCDLTAHLCIESTINYALKNGWKFMGETRQGQALLALGLSSFLYSLQNTKSNDLSAALNQRESLLRLVDPMGLGEFRWLAFQKETSNNLILRNRFLEDPIS